The DNA segment CGCCCGCGAGCTCAAGTCCCTGGGTCCCGGGAAGCCCAACGTGTCAGCACTGGTGCAGACTGTACCGGGCATCGTGGTGGAGGCCGTCGGCGAGGAGACGCTTCCGATGGTCGTGCGGTATGACGAGCAAGTCTTCGGCTGCTCACGCCAGAAGTTCGTCGAGCTGTGCCTGGCCGTAAGCGGCGTTCCACTCTGCCTTCATTTCTCGCTCACGGTGTTTCTACCCGTTGAGCTAACAGTGGTATTCACTTATAGTAACCTCGCATACGGCACATTTTGGCTCAGACCAAACGTAAGCGTCTGCACTATCGAATAGCTGCGTCCCCTcctctctttttgtttttctatgtTCTGTTACGACGAAACTGTGCGCAATAAATAACGACACCCAACAAACCCGCTGTAGCCCCCGAATGCGGTGTTGCTTCTGCATGCCACAAATTCTCTCCTTAAGGGTGATATCCGGTATGGTAACTATACTCCTTGCCACAGGCTCTCTCATACAGTGAATCTCGACTCAGTGTAAACGCAAGCGTCATTATGGATTGAATTGCTATGCCCCCTCCCTCTTTTTCTGTGAAAAATAAATTCAACGCAGTTAAGAGCTGCACCTAAAGAATCCTTCATCCACCCTCCCCACTTGCTGGGGTGTTGCTATTGCACCCTATAAATTATTTCCTCATGAACCACATCCGGTGTGGCAACGAAACTCTCCGCAGGAGGAGGGACATAGTGTGTTCTGGCATGATCTATTCGTTCAATATTTATTTCGACATCAGCAAACAACAATGTccagtgaggcatgcagacaggattgGTTCGACGCTTCCGAGTCTTTTGTTGTCACGGCATGTACCAGTGGAACTTATCAACGACCATCACAATCAAAACATTAAGTGCGTTCATGTCATTTTTAATTGCTCTTTAATGGTTTTGTCAAGGGTTTGAAACAATATTGTTGCCAGAAAAACGGTTACAGTGCTCCCACAGAGCCTTCGTTTGTGTTATGGAAGTGGTGCAGGAGCGACCACAATTATACACACATTTATACCACACATTTATACAAACTCTAAACGTATGGTTAGGATTCTGGAAAAGTGAATTATAAAGCTGTATTTCCCTGAGATGCACATGTTCTGATTTTTTAGAGGTACACACCGGGTTCTTCACGTAACCTGACCTTtaaaaacttttaaaaaaaatttgtgtaCCCTGGATGATTGCGACCAACGACATATTGTTTTTAGTCGTCTTAGGTTGCTCTAAAGCTTTTCGTTTCACGTGAGACACCCGTTATGCATTGACAGAGTAGTGCAGCAGTCTTATTTCTCGTTGTCCTCTTTGAGCGCTAAATTAGCAGGCTGCTTAAGCGGGCAAGGTCAGCACACTCCCGGCTTTGCTCTTATCGATGGAGCAGAGCTTTAGCGCCTTTCCAGCTGACCAACTGCTTCAGGGCGCCGTCGCACACCATAAGCCGTCCATTCCTATGGCAGGCTTTCTTGCGCGCACATGGGCAGTGTGGCGCATCGCCCTTCGCAGGAGGCGGACGCCCACACCGCAGTCGCCCGGCGCGGCTCGAAGACCGTGTGCGGCTACGGATTCTCGACGGGAGACATCTACGGGAACCGCATCGTGCGCGGCATCTTCGCCGACTCGGAGGACATCGCCGAGGCGCTTCTGGCATCCGTGCTGCAAGACGCACCGTGCGTCACCGCCATCGTGAAAATGCGAGACACGGAGGAGGTCTACTTCGAGAGGAAGATCGGCCTCAAGCGGTGCTCGGACATCAAGACCCTCTTCCGCTGGCCCTTCAGGGGTGGAGACTTCACGAAGATATACGCCATCGGCTAAACCTGGTGGGCCGCGAGCCGCATTAAAAACGCCGCCGTGTGTCAACATACGTGCAAAAGAATGTGATTATTTGGTCTCCAACTGGGGGGCTATATATGAATACCTGATCGCGTTCCAATAAGGTTTGGGCATTCTAGAGTTCTTAAAATCGTGACTGTCAGAGAAATGATGAGCACTAGTTTAGTCAGGGGCCACGAATTTCGGCTCATAGTATTAAAATCCAGGTGCACAAGGTATCTACCGGAGGCCTTCCGTGATTTCGCGATGTCGGATGATATTGTGGACCAATGTTACAGATATTTACAATGTTCTACAGCTATTGTAAAATAATTTTCATGtttagctgctttatttttcggCTTCCCGGCTCAATTTGTTTTTGCCCTTTTGAACAAAAATATGGCAACACGGCCCATCGTATGTGGTTGCTTGCTTACGGCTCTTAACCATTTTCGTCTTGATAATTCCTTATTTTTTGACTGGCATGCATAGGCCGTACATTTCCTATTCAGTACACAGTGGCGTTAAGGATTTGTTTGTGCACATTTTACATAAGTGTTTTCTTAACAGCAAACATTCCTGCATTTCAAATCAGAGTATCTAAATGAAATATAACATTGAATGTCGCGAATGGATATTCCTAGGGGGCCCCGTCGTCAACTTCATCGGGTAAGTCGGACATCGCGACGACTGAAATACGCGCCAGCGGTCACCCTGCGTCCATTGAGCCATTTGAGAGAAGCTGCTAAAAGCAGAGCGCGCGATCAGTTCTACGCGCAACCGGAAAGGAGAAcagaaaacgaaagaaacaaGCGGCATGTGTATTTAAACGTGCTGCTCGAACCTTGCTCCgatatgaaaatatttattgatttttgcCTGAGAGACCTAACCACTAAGCACCGCAAACGGTCAGTGGTAAATATTTCCCAACCTGTATTACGTCGATGTCAACCCATGTTAAGGATGCACACAAATCCCACTTTGACAATACGCAACAGGCTACTTCGTTGACACGAACCCGACTCGAGTGCATCGAATAGTAAGCCAGGATTCGCATAACCCCACCCGGCAGCGTTTTCACAAAATCTTTTTTCTGGTAGGTGAATTTCTGCGCGGTAAACGTAACCCGCGTCAAGGCGGTAGAATAGAGATTCGCGTTGTTGCATTCTTAGCTCTGAACCGGTGACTGGAGCTCATTCGGCAGTACATCCACTATGCTGAGTGAGTTAGTCTACCAGCACAGGCGACTTGGCACTGCACGATGTGATGCCTTTGTGTTTAATTTGCCCAGTGGATCCACAGAGGCAAATTCCAGCCCGACAACCGTCTCAGTACATTTACGTTGGGGCAACCCGACTTGCGATTCACCCGAACTTGCGTAGGGACGGTGTTCCACTTTATGTACCGACGTCTGGCAGACGTCCGGCCAAAGAATAGCGAGTCGCCGTTAACTTATATCGTTCAATGAGTTTCGAACATGAAAGCTTCTTCGCTCCTTGATGGCCGGTGTAATAGGAGAATTCCAGATAATAACCAAAACCAAGGAATTCAAACGAAGGTCCATCGAAACATGCGACGTCACGAGTCCCCAGTATGTCGAAGAAAACTGAAGCCGACACAGATGTCCTCTCAGAGTGAGTAAAGTGTTTAGACCATGGTCACGCCCTAATAAGCAAAGGCGTGACCATGGTCCAAGCACTTTGTCGCGATCTTGTAGTGGACACTAACCTCGTGGACGGAGCgtcgactcccctcctccctacggccacaggaaCGCtgccgctactcacaacgaggttattAAATCATTCTAcgtgtctagaagggtctttccaccccctcaccccaagttcgatagggcgcaagccgtttcgcttagacttctacagaccagcacatatccgtgtctgtccgttgtccacgaggcttaccccgacgtgcatcgggacgacgcctgcccgtcctgcggccagacctccactctagcgcacatgctctgggagtgcgggtcgacataccccaagttcatcaaggagatgtgggactcgcttctgcgttgccccgctctagaaaagcaaatcctggccgtccggcgtgcccgcgaacGGGCCGGTGGGCTaaacctgccggtcccgacgtgggactagccgggtgcgcgacgagttcgcgtccttgccggacctgcaataatgtttcttcATTCACTAACCTCATGGACTGCCTGTGAGGGACATGATGAGCATAATGTTGATGATTGTTTAAGTGCGCAAACGAACTGACGAagaagatgacgatgatgatcgtTAGAAGCTtaatcccctttgaaacggggcggtggcttgtgCCACCACACTCTAGTCTATTGTTTATGTCATTTTATTGGGAAAAGTTTCTAATTTCTACCTTTTTCTGTACACAGTTGTTCTATTCTGCAGTtacataaatatatatttatTCCACGTCCCTCTCTCTGCTTATGCGCCACCAATCGTCCAATCGTCTCTTACTTTCGTTTACCACGCCACTGTTTATCCCTTCGGTACAGTTTTTAAACCTCAGGGCACCCTGAAAACTGACCCCATTTCTGCTTACCACTAGATATGCATACCTTGGCATTCCAGCAAGGTATGTGTAATGGTTTGCGAAGTTTTTCCGCATGCCGCACACAAGCAACTTTCTTGGGTAAACCTCCTGTTAAAACTTTGCGTTCTCAGACAGCCCGACCTAACCTCAAAAAGAAGTACACATGCTCTTGAGTCATCATAGaacatttccttcctgatctttttCTTACCTAGTCTATAGTATGCCATCAGTTTCTTTTCTTACATTTTCTCTAACCATTGTTCGCACTCCGCCTGTTTAACTTTACGTGTCATATGCTCTTTTTGTCCCTCTAATAATGTGGCCTGTGTACTTTCCCGatagctttctggttcttttttgaCACTGGGAGTCCACATTTTCTCTGTACAAGTGCTGAAAAGCTCTAGTTGTTTTGAAAACTCCATGTGTCTCATTCTGTCCTCATGAGATATATTACTTTGTGCTTCTCTCACCTCAAAAGATGTTGATCACATTTCTGCCCGTACTGCTTCATAAGACCTTCTTGCTTTCTTCCCCCAGTTCCCTTATTATTTCGATTGGAATTTCATCTTGTCTTGTTGCTGTATGATTAGtgacttttttttctgcttttttccaGTCTAGGCTGCCTAAATCACTCGCCCTGTCAGAAGTTGTTTCTGTAAATATATCCACAGACACCGCATCCTTGTCACCTGTGCTGCTAAATGCCTTTTTTACAGTCGTTATAATGTATATTACTCCTTCATCTACAGCAAGCTTATTTTCCCTACTGTGATATATTGTTTGCTCTGTTTCAGTGTTCTTCCCTAGTGCTTTCATGTGGTTCCAGAACTTTCTTCgggctgtttttgttttctcccGTATATCTTTCACCCGCTGTTCACCTGCACTTttcatttttgcgtgcatttgaaTCTGTACCTCcagatctcttttttttttttttgcactgtatactttcttttttttttttgctatttcttcCTGTGGTAGTTTGAGCCTGTTTAGCTACTTCGTACTCTCTCAATGCATCACATCTAGTCTTAATTGCTTCTTAAATTTctttattccaccaacttcgggGCTTTCTCTTGCCTTTCCAACGACTATGGTTACTTTCTTTTAAAATTTCCTGCTGGATAATACTTTCCTTCATGACTGGCGACGACGAAGCGGCAGGGTGTTCTTTATCTCATCGACACCGTTCGGCCAGcggcatgcattttcgccgtcatccgacgggagccgaccttgttcaccgaaagCACGCTTGATATCAGCACGATACACTGCGCAAGCGCGCTGCATCACGtagtttttttcatatttcgcgggctttctttgcaacccggaaaaaaggactacgtgagacgtatcgtaaaggaaacaacttgatcggTAGTTTCTGAAGATGCTCTACAAATGTgcgtaccatatatatatatatatatatatatatataatacaggtCTATACAGTCCGTCGTAGTCCATCAAACTGCGAGTATAAAAGTTTGAAGACGCATCTAGCTTCTATTACACCAGTCCTAACTCGATCTGCGCAAAATTCTACTTCGCTTGCGTTATTTATAAAGCACGAAGCATAGATAATTCGTAGCACTTGTTCTATCCGCAATCGCTGTTTACTCAAATTATCTATATTATCTTACAAAGAACTGTGTCAAAAATGACGTGAGACGAGAGATTTTTAGAACTTACTTTATCTAGAATAGTGTAGGTTCGCAGTTTTCTTATatttaagacaaaaaaaaatgtttctgccaATTGTGACTCGTAGAACAATTTATAGCATCAATTTGATCTAAGTTGGTTCTTTCTTCgagttttccctttttctttgatGCGGAAGTCctgaaaaaattatggggttttacgtgtcaaaaaaccacgatgaggcacgccgtagtagggaactccagaaattttgaccacccgtgttgctttaacgtgcacctaaatctaagtacacggtttttcttttttttttttcgcatttcacccccatcgttCACGTGAAAGTCTTGCCGCCAACGACGCGGTATGAACGAGCAAGCACACTCCGCCGCCGCGCCTCGCCGTCTCCTGCATTCAAGAGGATTGGCTTTACTGCATAACCTGGATGCGTCGGCGGACAAGATGGCGAACCTAAGCGCAACTCTGTTCCCGTAGGGTGCGTATACAGCTACTCTACCTGCGAAATAAAAGTGACTCGTGCACACTTATAACTGATCGAGATCTAATAGAAAGTAActtaaataataaaaagaataaaagaaggtCAAGGATAACAGAGTAGCAGCAGCGCACTTCCCGGTGCGATAGTTGTCAGACCCGATGCCGTTGAAGCGTTCCAGGCAGGTTGTCGAACTGAACCGCAAGTGAACTGAAAACCGAAACTACTCACGAGAAAACTACAGCGTCGAAAACGCTAACGTTCTTCCCGGGGCTGCTTGGCGTCACGTGAAACGCGACAATGCATCATGTGGCAATGACGgtaaaagaaagagggaagaaaaatcCCCCGTTGGAACCTATGGAAAAGACTAGTACGTGATAAAGAAGTGGATATATTTATTTATCACCACAATGAAATTTTCGGTGTAGGGCAAATTTCCTCTACTCGTATCCTTGGAGTGATACCAGGCCATCGGTGCACGTTGATGTAACTGCGGAGTTAAAATCACTGCACTAGGAGAAACGCAAACTTGGTAGCAGcttcattgggggggggggggggggggaggggggggcggtgAATTATTGAGTTAAACTAATTGATCTACACTAACTCGAGagcaaactacaaaaaaaaaaattgcggaagTCCGGGATGAAATGCACGTTAATTTGAACACTTTGAACCTTTGACGAACCGTTGAGCCGCGCTTGATGCTGGGAATCCAAATTTTTCAGAATGTGGACACCTCCCATTCTCTCGGCACAAGAATTCCTTTCGTGCTAGAAAAACAAGTAATTTTTACCCGATTATGTTGTCGCGGGGGGAATACCGGTCTTAAGCGTTTAttgtcacagggctggtctggcaaCCTGCCCTCCGTGCCCAACTGCGGAGAGGATGAAACTATAGATCATTTTTGCTTATTCAGTCGCCGTTCTTTtacacagcgaagctgtatttggcTAAGGCACTTCCGTCGTCCGCGAATAACTCGCGAATTTAGCTGGTTGGCGCCACTCGGCGATACCGCGGGAGCGCGCTCGTGCcacagctcacgcgttcgtcgtcgccgtctcccagcgctggctccgttgccgctcactGCTTAAGAGGTAATGAGCCATTCATAGGCAAGAGgaaaccatcgtcatcatcatcaacttcaactagcatcatcagcaatggctcgagcatcgtcgtcttcttcacagctggctccgttgccgccaCGGTGGTTGCCGCTCACTGCTTAAGAGGTAATGAGCCATTCATAGGCAAGAGgaaatcatcgtcgtcatcatcaactACAACTagcgtcatcagcaatggctcgagcatcgtcgtcttcttcacagctggctccgttgccgccacggtggttgccgcccgctgcttAAGAGGTAATGAGCCATTCATATGCAAGAGgaaatcatcgtcgtcatcatcaactACAACtagcatcatcagcaatggctcgagcaccgtcgtcttcttcacagctggctccgttgccgctcattgcttaagGGGCAATGAGCCATTCAGTGGTAAGAAaaccatcgtcgtcatcatcaactacaactattatcatcagcaatgggcACGTTATAAGTTAGCGCGCTCGGAACTCCAAAGGAGCACGCTCGAGTGCGCTCGAGTGCGGCGCCTTCGGAGCTTAACTTAACGGCCATTTTCGCCGACTGTATTCGGGTCATGGCGAATGTTATGCTGCTTCCGCAtccgctctcgcacttcgcgcgCTTTTCGAAAATGGCCCCGCCGACCGTACTCCTGCGGTTCTTGTTAGACGATGAAGAGGTAGAAGAACTTGACGCGCGGCGAtggaggcagcagcagcggcttacgTATGCGATGCAAGCTCAACGCACACGCCAAGCTCAAAGCGCGCCCAACACGTTCCCGATCTCGCCTGCTGCTCTACGCCCGGCTGCGCGGCGGCGGGAGGAACGAGTGGGCAAGGAGAACGGACTCGCGTCAGTGGAAAGAGTAGGAAACACGTCATCTTTCCGGAAGCCGTAGCAGGCGCGCGCTCTCGCGCACCGTTTCCAAATGGAGCGTATAGAGCGCGCTCCGCAATCACGCACCGGAAGTCGCTTTTTAACCGTTAAGTTATAGTGCCTAGAGTTAAGTGTAAAAGAGCGCACTCTGCTGGCTAGAGCGCGCTTGAGCGCCTTAACTTAACGCGCCCAAcggctcgagcatcgtcgtcttcttccacagctggctccgttgccgttcatcattccagcgtagaattccatttctcttctgtcgtcgtaatggggaggccgcgtaaaatttttattattattattatttacggtGATATGAACCAGTGCTTAAACTTCTAACCTCCAAGCGCAGTTCCCCATGAAGAAAAGTGGAACAAATTGTTCAACCTTACATCTGACAGTGCATATTGTATTCACACTAGAAGAATGACAATGAAATGTTACTCGAGGCACAGCTTCATTAGTTAGTAATTAATAATGTAGTAATTAGTTTCTTGTACCATCCACAGATGAAACATCCATTCACCATATAAAAAACGCAACTAGGGACATTGCTCTAACTTTTCCGCGATCAAATTAGCATTCTGAGGCACCGAACTCAGCGTAGCATATAAGTTACATTGGGCATTACATTacagggtatgagccattcattgtcttacgatGACGGACGCATCTAATAACAGAGGAGATACGAGAATGTGTATGcgtacctatcgtcacgatgactaccgatcaggacaataaatatgttcgtacctttgttcaaaattctgtgtcacctctgtgcaatgtgctaaacagcttcgctggtcatccacattcactgagtggaatggctcacgatTTTTTTCTTTAGGGACAAACATTTTAGAATCAAGGTATAGACAACTTGGCTCAAAATTTTCCATTCTGAATATTCTTTCTCTGGGATCCTACTGTTTTGAAAACTGCCACAGGGACGTTTGCTCAGCTGTGGAAGAATTTATAGTTGTTTTGGATAGATCTTGGGTTCCTAATacgttatttttattcatttcttccGGACAATTTTACCAATTTTACTAGTAACTGCAATTTCCTGAAACCATCCAAACCTTGGCCGATTCCCCTAGTGGTTATGCGCCATCATGAAAGGAAAACGAAACGAAACGCTGCCTGTGTAAATACAGTCATCGCAACAGACGTCTCACAGTGtggagaaaaatctggaattggcatttccGCTCTTGCTCTAGACTGGTCATTCTCAATTAGAATTCCGCACTACTTATTCGTATTTcaggctgaatttctagctgtagttGCGCCTTACGTAACCTAAATTCATCAATATCGACGATAGTGATAATAATGgattatttatttttgtgtacaTCGCTCACAACAAATAGTGGTGCTAGCCTTTTACGCACACTTCGTTTTCTAGCGCCTGACCACATAAACTTCATTAGATTACTTTGGGCGCTTGATCATCTGGGATTACACATGAACGAGATGGCTGACAGCCACGCCAGAGCGGCCCTAAATGGCCCTGTACTACCATTACTTCTGGCACCAACTTACCTTACTAATAGATACTGGAGATACGCAATTGCTCTAGGCTTTTTGAATCCAGCGATAGCAATATTTTTCAGAATATGAAGACCTCCTATTCCTTTGGCACAAAAactcctttcacaccagaaaaactgaagtaatttttACCCGGTTACCCTGTCGAACACCATTATTAAACTgttatcgtcacagggctggtctggcaaCGTTCACTCTGTGCCCATTCTGTGCAGTAGATAAAACCATTGATagttttttcttattctgccatcgtttttgcgctttaaagaaaaacatttataACCATGCAACGTTCACGCAACGTAGTTAAAATTTTTCCATTTTAAGTATCTTTTCTCTAGGAGCTTCTTCTCTTGGCAACTACCACAGGAATGTCTGCTCAGCCGTGAAGGAATCTATAGTTGTTTCAAGACGGTTTTCTGaagttcttcaaacattatttttatcCGTTTCCACATGACACATTTACCAGTTTTTATGCTACCAACACCTTCCTAataccatccaaatcttggccaatcccccgcagcGGATACGTGCCATCGAAGAAGGAAATACAATACAATCCAATCATGTGTGCCATCATGAATGGAAACCCGGTTCTTGGCCGATTC comes from the Dermacentor variabilis isolate Ectoservices chromosome 2, ASM5094787v1, whole genome shotgun sequence genome and includes:
- the LOC142572717 gene encoding uncharacterized protein LOC142572717 isoform X2 gives rise to the protein MAYLALLGVVAKWRRQGIGKRLLDESLRHVGSQNMYLHCLPSQVRLFRDKHSFQMYARELKSLGPGKPNVSALVQTVPGIVVEAVGEETLPMVVRYDEQVFGCSRQKFVELCLAEADAHTAVARRGSKTVCGYGFSTGDIYGNRIVRGIFADSEDIAEALLASVLQDAPCVTAIVKMRDTEEVYFERKIGLKRCSDIKTLFRWPFRGGDFTKIYAIG
- the LOC142572717 gene encoding uncharacterized protein LOC142572717 isoform X1, with product MSSPNEPEPVASTSKSSTSTGPREYTIRPLLWEELPLTKQLRLEIGFVTGTHHLETLWKTDPGSIYGAITDDGELYGVCAVPFVGTDMAYLALLGVVAKWRRQGIGKRLLDESLRHVGSQNMYLHCLPSQVRLFRDKHSFQMYARELKSLGPGKPNVSALVQTVPGIVVEAVGEETLPMVVRYDEQVFGCSRQKFVELCLAEADAHTAVARRGSKTVCGYGFSTGDIYGNRIVRGIFADSEDIAEALLASVLQDAPCVTAIVKMRDTEEVYFERKIGLKRCSDIKTLFRWPFRGGDFTKIYAIG